The following proteins are co-located in the Plasmodium brasilianum strain Bolivian I chromosome 11, whole genome shotgun sequence genome:
- a CDS encoding sphingomyelin synthase 1, whose translation MTDRNKNLRSPFSNRTSNNKTEKTSNIGENDTNIPKSENIDFSIEVKNSFNKDKVNNHKSNIHDVNDEDCKRIASFTDKGEKIKDRLYTSSDIEDDDLIDNLDDYFSGSNDNIGMKQVKNSSARKRIYRVFYIRLFYALLLGIFGVLMQCYFIILSDSNYTMGDAPLKDRIHEIFNELPPYLNTRTINGCILFLLIFTLIRNKSLFENLHAAYLIITSQVYECTDLNSGYLGSFTDRCKLHNLFIWLIGNLEALDHRLNVAVSYDKEWSSFCPCKPVNSKSLIIRKKSVNNEEYYDFSEHFYHSYAGNGTISLSTIKYILHKIKCNRGIRNKN comes from the exons atgacagatagaaataaaaatttacgcTCTCCATTTAGTAACAGAAcatcaaataataaaacagagAAAACATCTAACATTGGAGAAAATGATACAAACATACCAAAAAGCGAAAATATCGATTTTTCAATTGAAGTAAAAAATTCCTTTAATAAGGATAAAGTTAACAACCATAAGTCAAACATTCATGATGTAAATGATGAGGACTGCAAGCGCATTGCTTCGTTTACAGATAAAggagagaaaataaaagatcGTCTGTATACCTCATCTGATATAGAAGATGATGATCTAATAGATAATTTGG ACGACTATTTCTCAGGGAGTAATGACAACATAGGAATGAAACAAGTGAAAAACTCATCAgcaagaaaaagaatatatagagttttttatattcgtTTATTTTATGCACTATTATTAGGTATATTTGGAGTACTAATGCAATGCTATTTTATAATACTAAGTGACAGTAATTATACAATGGGAGATGCACCCTTAAAAGATAGAATtcatgaaatatttaatgagTTACCTCCTTACTTGAATACAAGAACTATTAATGGatgcattttatttcttttaatttttactctGATAAG GAATAAAAgcttatttgaaaatttacaCGCAGCATATCTAATAATTACATCACAAGTATATGAGTGTACTGATTTA aATTCTGGGTATTTAGGATCTTTTACTGATAGATGTAAGTTGCATAATTTGTTCATCTGGTTAATCGGAAATTTAGAGGCACTTGACCACAGATTAAACGTCGCGGTCTCGTATGATAAAGAATGG aGCTCTTTTTGTCCATGCAAACCAGTGAATTCAAAAAGTCTAATAATTCGAAAAAAATCTGTGAACAATGAAGAATACTACGATTTTAGCgaacatttttatcattcatATGCAGGAAACGGGACCATTAGTTTATCAaccataaaatatatactacataaaattaaatgcaATCGCGGAATAAGAAATAAGAATTAA